A single genomic interval of Tursiops truncatus isolate mTurTru1 chromosome 1, mTurTru1.mat.Y, whole genome shotgun sequence harbors:
- the DMRTA2 gene encoding doublesex- and mab-3-related transcription factor A2 isoform X1 yields MRSSPQVSPLFPRCSTPGPAMELRSELPSVPGAPTAAATATGPPVASVASVAAAAAAAASLPVSVAGGLLRAPPLLLRAAEKYPRTPKCARCRNHGVVSALKGHKRYCRWKDCLCAKCTLIAERQRVMAAQVALRRQQAQEENEARELQLLYGTAEGLALAAANGIIPPRPAYEVFGSVCAADGGGPGAGAPAGTGGGAAGAGSSEAKLQKFDVFPKTLLQAGRAGSPQPPPGKPLSPDGADSGPGTSSPEVRAGSGSENGDGESFSGSPLARASKEAGGSCPGSAGPGGGGEEDSPGSTSPLGSESGSEVDKEEAEAAPAPGLGGGPGPRQRTPLDILTRVFPGHRRGVLELVLQGCGGDVVQAIEQVLNHHRGGLAAGLGPAVPPDKAAVGAVVAADDAWPGRVDAAAAGGPGLPAPLQAGPAAPPHHRPLLAGAMAPGALGSLSSRSAFSPLQPNASHFGADAGAYPLGAPLGLSPLRLAYSAAAAHSRGLAFMAPYSTAGLVPTLGFRPPMDYAFSDLMRDRSAAAAAVHKEPTYGGGLYGPMVNGAPEKQ; encoded by the exons ATGCGCTCCTCACCGCAAGTTTCTCCCCTCTTCCCACGGTGTTCCACGCCAGGTCCTGCCATGGAGCTGCGCTCCGAGTTGCCCAGCGTACCCGGCGCGCCGACGGCGGCTGCGACAGCGACGGGCCCGCCCGTGGCTTCGGTGGCGTCggtggcagcggcggcggcagcggccgcTTCGCTACCTGTGAGCGTGGCGGGCGGCTTGCTACGAGCGCCGCCGCTGTTGTTGCGGGCTGCGGAGAAGTACCCGCGGACCCCCAAGTGCGCGCGCTGCCGCAACCACGGCGTGGTGTCTGCGCTCAAGGGCCACAAGCGCTACTGCCGCTGGAAGGACTGCCTGTGCGCCAAGTGCACGCTCATCGCCGAGCGCCAGCGCGTCATGGCGGCGCAGGTGGCGCTGCGCAGGCAACAGGCGCAGGAAGAGAACGAGGCGCGCGAGTTACAGCTCCTCTACggcactgccgagggcctggcgCTGGCCGCCGCCAACGGCATCATCCCGCCGCGACCCGCCTACGAGGTCTTCGGCTCTGTGTGCGCCGCCGACGGCGGGGGGCCGGGAGCGGGAGCGCCCGCGGGCACCGGAGGCGGCGCCGCGGGCGCGGGGAGCTCAG AGGCCAAGTTACAGAAGTTTGACGTATTCCCCAAGACGCTGCTTCAGGCAGGCCGCGCAGGCAGCCCGCAGCCGCCGCCGGGAAAGCCCTTATCACCCGACGGCGCGGACTCTGGTCCCGGGACATCGTCCCCAGAGGTGCGAGCAGGCTCGGGCTCGGAGAACGGCGACGGCGAGTCCTTTTCTGGGTCGCCCCTGGCCCGGGCCTCCAAAGAGGCAGGTGGCAGCTGCCCAGGCAGCGCTGGCCCCGGAGGCGGCGGCGAGGAGGACAGCCCGGGATCCACCAGCCCTCTGGGTTCAGAATCCGGTTCCGAGGTCGACAAAGAAGAGGCAGAGGCCGCTCCCGCGCCCGGGCTGGGCGGGGGCCCGGGTCCACGACAGCGGACGCCGCTAGACATCTTGACGCGCGTCTTCCCGGGCCACCGGCGGGGTGTCCTGGAGCTAGTGTTGCAGGGCTGCGGCGGCGACGTGGTGCAGGCTATCGAGCAGGTGCTGAACCACCACCGCGGGGGCCTGGCGGCCGGCCTCGGCCCCGCCGTGCCCCCCGATAAGGCCGCGGTGGGGGCAGTAGTAGCAGCGGATGACGCGTGGCCTGGCCGCGTCGACGCCGCGGCCGCTGGGGGGCCGGGGCTGCCCGCGCCGCTGCAGGCGGGCCCAGCCGCACCTCCGCACCACAGACCTTTGCTGGCCGGCGCCATGGCGCCCGGGGCGCTGGGCTCGCTGAGCAGCCGCTCGGCCTTCTCGCCACTGCAGCCCAACGCCAGTCACTTCGGCGCCGACGCGGGCGCCTACCCGCTGGGCGCGCCGCTCGGCCTCAGCCCCCTGCGCCTGGCCTactcggcggcggcggcgcacAGTCGCGGCCTGGCCTTCATGGCTCCCTACTCCACCGCCGGCCTGGTGCCCACACTCGGCTTCCGCCCGCCCATGGACTACGCCTTCAGTGATCTCATGCGCGACCGCTCGGCCGCCGCCGCTGCTGTGCACAAGGAGCCGACCTACGGCGGCGGCCTGTACGGGCCCATGGTCAATGGCGCCCCTGAGAAGCAGTAG
- the DMRTA2 gene encoding doublesex- and mab-3-related transcription factor A2 isoform X2 has translation MELRSELPSVPGAPTAAATATGPPVASVASVAAAAAAAASLPVSVAGGLLRAPPLLLRAAEKYPRTPKCARCRNHGVVSALKGHKRYCRWKDCLCAKCTLIAERQRVMAAQVALRRQQAQEENEARELQLLYGTAEGLALAAANGIIPPRPAYEVFGSVCAADGGGPGAGAPAGTGGGAAGAGSSEAKLQKFDVFPKTLLQAGRAGSPQPPPGKPLSPDGADSGPGTSSPEVRAGSGSENGDGESFSGSPLARASKEAGGSCPGSAGPGGGGEEDSPGSTSPLGSESGSEVDKEEAEAAPAPGLGGGPGPRQRTPLDILTRVFPGHRRGVLELVLQGCGGDVVQAIEQVLNHHRGGLAAGLGPAVPPDKAAVGAVVAADDAWPGRVDAAAAGGPGLPAPLQAGPAAPPHHRPLLAGAMAPGALGSLSSRSAFSPLQPNASHFGADAGAYPLGAPLGLSPLRLAYSAAAAHSRGLAFMAPYSTAGLVPTLGFRPPMDYAFSDLMRDRSAAAAAVHKEPTYGGGLYGPMVNGAPEKQ, from the exons ATGGAGCTGCGCTCCGAGTTGCCCAGCGTACCCGGCGCGCCGACGGCGGCTGCGACAGCGACGGGCCCGCCCGTGGCTTCGGTGGCGTCggtggcagcggcggcggcagcggccgcTTCGCTACCTGTGAGCGTGGCGGGCGGCTTGCTACGAGCGCCGCCGCTGTTGTTGCGGGCTGCGGAGAAGTACCCGCGGACCCCCAAGTGCGCGCGCTGCCGCAACCACGGCGTGGTGTCTGCGCTCAAGGGCCACAAGCGCTACTGCCGCTGGAAGGACTGCCTGTGCGCCAAGTGCACGCTCATCGCCGAGCGCCAGCGCGTCATGGCGGCGCAGGTGGCGCTGCGCAGGCAACAGGCGCAGGAAGAGAACGAGGCGCGCGAGTTACAGCTCCTCTACggcactgccgagggcctggcgCTGGCCGCCGCCAACGGCATCATCCCGCCGCGACCCGCCTACGAGGTCTTCGGCTCTGTGTGCGCCGCCGACGGCGGGGGGCCGGGAGCGGGAGCGCCCGCGGGCACCGGAGGCGGCGCCGCGGGCGCGGGGAGCTCAG AGGCCAAGTTACAGAAGTTTGACGTATTCCCCAAGACGCTGCTTCAGGCAGGCCGCGCAGGCAGCCCGCAGCCGCCGCCGGGAAAGCCCTTATCACCCGACGGCGCGGACTCTGGTCCCGGGACATCGTCCCCAGAGGTGCGAGCAGGCTCGGGCTCGGAGAACGGCGACGGCGAGTCCTTTTCTGGGTCGCCCCTGGCCCGGGCCTCCAAAGAGGCAGGTGGCAGCTGCCCAGGCAGCGCTGGCCCCGGAGGCGGCGGCGAGGAGGACAGCCCGGGATCCACCAGCCCTCTGGGTTCAGAATCCGGTTCCGAGGTCGACAAAGAAGAGGCAGAGGCCGCTCCCGCGCCCGGGCTGGGCGGGGGCCCGGGTCCACGACAGCGGACGCCGCTAGACATCTTGACGCGCGTCTTCCCGGGCCACCGGCGGGGTGTCCTGGAGCTAGTGTTGCAGGGCTGCGGCGGCGACGTGGTGCAGGCTATCGAGCAGGTGCTGAACCACCACCGCGGGGGCCTGGCGGCCGGCCTCGGCCCCGCCGTGCCCCCCGATAAGGCCGCGGTGGGGGCAGTAGTAGCAGCGGATGACGCGTGGCCTGGCCGCGTCGACGCCGCGGCCGCTGGGGGGCCGGGGCTGCCCGCGCCGCTGCAGGCGGGCCCAGCCGCACCTCCGCACCACAGACCTTTGCTGGCCGGCGCCATGGCGCCCGGGGCGCTGGGCTCGCTGAGCAGCCGCTCGGCCTTCTCGCCACTGCAGCCCAACGCCAGTCACTTCGGCGCCGACGCGGGCGCCTACCCGCTGGGCGCGCCGCTCGGCCTCAGCCCCCTGCGCCTGGCCTactcggcggcggcggcgcacAGTCGCGGCCTGGCCTTCATGGCTCCCTACTCCACCGCCGGCCTGGTGCCCACACTCGGCTTCCGCCCGCCCATGGACTACGCCTTCAGTGATCTCATGCGCGACCGCTCGGCCGCCGCCGCTGCTGTGCACAAGGAGCCGACCTACGGCGGCGGCCTGTACGGGCCCATGGTCAATGGCGCCCCTGAGAAGCAGTAG